A stretch of the Drosophila sulfurigaster albostrigata strain 15112-1811.04 chromosome 2L, ASM2355843v2, whole genome shotgun sequence genome encodes the following:
- the LOC133843693 gene encoding intraflagellar transport protein 80 homolog: protein MKLKTRICKRSSLKSAESAQERNTEPSSYPLSCVDWSSNEEIYFVSDDHQIYKWSDVSRDSVEVAKLPDDFIPTDLDWLLLGGRSSGGGKGSDTLLIASNDGRFIILNKSARVERSISAHTAAISSARWSPDGAGLLTAAEDGVVKIWSRSGMLRSTVIQSDEAIRCARWASSSTAIAFSQGGHISIKPLAANSKLIRWRAHDGLVLSLSWSAQSNIIASGGEDFRFKIWDAQGANLFSSAAEEYAITSVAFNPEKDYLLVGTFNMLKLCHSTGWSYSSARFTSPSVGSFYTLAWSADGTQVACGTSTGQLIVGYAVEQQLISRNLKATSSSRKSIALQDIANGTNDVLDFPQRVINFALGYGHLVVATTHQLHIYNEKYVNTPIIIDGRNDVRVIEVGKKYFMVLDASSIWVYTYTGRLHLNPRYPGSQAQLPLLNWRSISLGLDVLAIRDNSETTLLHLFDLIPGASRQYEPQSLRAKQQLAEIAACRAGNADDQFIAFIDNNRELYISETKNQSANNSSNGSAEIYKIGTQLTSIKWASETNILVGVHDSCYSIWYCPGEGAADPTIIALTTITLDTAEFGKHVAIESFEDAVITFRCAGALLPINVNIYCEVLHRSLQEGQWQQALRICRLAQHTSLWATLAAVATRKHQLQLSEEAYSAALQIDKVSYLQHLKTLSPSSAEQMAENSLMLGRMMEAETILLHNRKYDQAVALALRMHNWKRALEIAQKHQADQPDVELLQRVLQERQRYLKALQRDEWDALYMTYAAKDENLSD, encoded by the exons ATGAAACTAAAGACACGCATTTGCAAAAGAAGTTCGCTAAAAAGTGCGGAAAGTGCACAAGAACGCAACACAGAACCCTCAAGTTATCCTTTAAGTTGCGTAGACTGGAGCAGCAATGAAGAAATCTATTTTGTGAg CGACGATCATCAGATCTACAAATGGAGCGATGTGAGTCGCGATTCCGTTGAGGTGGCCAAACTGCCGGATGACTTTATACCCACAGACTTGGACTGGCTGCTGCTCGGTGGTCGCAGCAGTGGCGGGGGCAAGGGCAGCGACACTCTGCTCATTGCCAGCAACGATGGACGCTTCATCATTCTCAATAAAAGCGCACGCGTTGAACGCAGCATTTCCGCCCACACGGCGGCAATTAGTTCCGCTCGCTGGAGTCCAGATGGCGCTGGCCTCTTGACCGCTGCCGAGGATGGGGTCGTCAAGATCTGGTCACGTTCTGGCATGCTCCGTTCCACGGTCATTCAGAGCGATGAAGCCATACGTTGTGCTCGCTGGGCGTCTAGTTCAACGGCAATTGCTTTCAGTCAGGGTGGTCACATTTCCATCAAACCCCTGGCAGCCAACAGCAAGCTCATAAGG TGGCGTGCCCACGATGGCCTAGTGCTGTCACTCAGCTGGTCAGCTCAGTCGAATATCATTGCCTCTGGTGGAGAGGATTTTCGCTTCAAGATCTGGGATGCGCAGGGCGCCAATCTCTTCAGTAGCGCAGCCGAGGAATATGCGATAACGAGTGTGGCTTTCAATCCAGAGAAAGACTATCTGCTGGTGGGCACCTTTAACATGCTCAAACTCTGTCACAGCACGGGC TGGTCTTATAGCAGCGCTCGCTTCACGTCGCCTAGCGTCGGTTCGTTCTACACCTTGGCCTGGTCAGCGGATGGCACACAGGTGGCATGTGGCACGTCGACGGGTCAGTTGATTGTCGGCTATGCGGTGGAGCAGCAACTCATCTCACGCAACTTGAAGGCGAcgagcagcagccgcaaatCGATTGCGCTGCAGGACATTGCCAATGGCACCAACGATGTCCTCGACTTTCCGCAGCGTGTCATCAATTTTGCTTTGGGTTATGGTCATCTGGTGGTCGCGACCACACATCAGTTGCACATCTACAATGAAAAATACGTCAACACGCCGATTATAATTGATGGCCGGAATGATGTGCGCGTTATTGAAGTGGGCAAAAA GTACTTTATGGTGCTGGATGCCAGCTCCATTTGGGTTTACACCTACACGGGTCGCCTGCATTTGAATCCACGCTATCCCGGCTCACAAGctcagctgccgctgctcaaTTGGCGCTCGATTTCTTTGGGTCTCGATGTTCTCGCCATTCGCGACAATTCAGAGACAACTTTGCTTCATTTGTTCGACTTGATTCCGGGTGCCTCAAGACAATATGAGCCACAATCGCTGAGAGCCAAGCAACAGCTGGCGGAGATTGCTGCCTGTCGAGCTGGCAATGCAGATGATCAATTCATTGCATTCATCGATAATAATCGTGAGTTGTACATCAGCGAGACGAAGAATCAAAGTGCCAACAACTCATCGAATGGCAGCGCTGAGATCTATAAGATTGGCACTCAACTAACGTCCATCAAATGGGCCAGCGAGACGAACATTTTGGTCGGTGTTCACGACTCCTGCTACAGCATTTGGTATTGTCCTGGCGAAGGAGCCGCCGATCCTACGATTATTGCCCTCACCACAATTACACTGGACACTGC TGAATTTGGCAAGCATGTGGCCATCGAGAGCTTTGAGGACGCTGTGATTACGTTTCGCTGTGCTGGCGCCCTTCTTCCCATCAATGTGAACATCTACTGCGAGGTGCTGCATCGCTCCCTCCAAGAGGGACAATGGCAGCAAGCGTTGCGCATTTGTCGCCTGGCTCAGCACACGAGTCTCTGGGCCACCTTGGCTGCGGTGGCAACTCGCAAgcatcagctgcagctgagcgAAGAGGCTTATTCGGCAGCGTTGCAAATCGACAAAGTAAGCTACTTGCAGCACCTGAAGACGCTGTCGCCATCGAGTGCCGAGCAGATGGCTGAGAACTCACTGATGTTGGGTCGCATGATGGAGGCAGAGACCATCTTGTTGCACAATCGCAAGTACGATCAGGCTGTCGCCTTGGCTCTGCGCATGCACAACTGGAAGCGGGCGCTGGAGATTGCGCAGAAGCATCAAGCGGATCAGCCGGATGTGGAGCTGTTGCAGCGTGTTCTGCAGGAGCGACAACGCTACCTTAAAGCTCTGCAGCGTGACGAATGGGATGCTCTTTATATGACTTATGCAGCTAAGGATGAGAATTTAAGTGATTAA